TCGCCCCTCGGTGTGTGCGAGGGCGAGCATCGCGTCGTCGGTCTCGGCGTCCCGGTCCAGCGCGTAGGCGGCGTCGTAGCCACACATCCGCAGGTAGGTCGCCAGTTTCCCGAGCATGGCGTCCAGCAGGAGTGGGGCCCCACGGGGGTCCTCACCGTGATCGCTGTCCGTCATGTCGGTATCGACCGCCCGACGCCGGCTGGTCCCATCGGAACACAGGGACAGCAATCACGATCAGCCATCGAGGAACTCCCGGACGTCCTCGGCGTCACGCGCGTTCAGCACGTCGGGGGCTTCCGCCCACCCGCGCCTGGCCGTGTGGACGCCGTAACGGACCTGTTCGAAGCTGCTCGGGCTGTGGGCGTCGGTGTTGACGACGATGGTCGCGCCGGCCTCGATGGCCTGCTTGACCGCGCTCCCGCTCAGGTCCAGCCGGGCCGGACTTGCGTTGACCTCGAGGGCGGTGTCGTGTTCGGCGGCCACCTCGGCGAGGCGTTCGACGTCGACGTCGAGGCCGGGTCGCCGGTTGAGGAACCGCCCGGTCGGGTGGCCGACGACGTTCACGTCCGGGTGCTTCGCGGCCGCGACGAGTCGCTCGGTGCCGTCGCCGTCCAGGGCGACGTGGGGCGAGGCGACCACCACGTCGAGGGCCGCGAGCAGGTCGTCCGCGACCGAGATGCTCCCGTCCGCGGCGACGTTCGCCTCGACCCCGCTGAACACGTCGATGGGCGCGTCCTCGGCCACCTCGCGCACCGCGTCGAGTTGCTCGCGCAACTCCTCGTCCGGCACGCCGACGCCGCCGACCATCCCTGGTCCCGTGGCGTGGTCGCTGATGGCGATGTAGTCGTGGCCGAACGCCGCGGCGCCGTCGACCATCTCCGCGATGGAGTACCCGCCGTCGGACCAGTCGGTGTGGACGTGCAGGTCGCCCCGAACCTCGGCTTCCTCGAGCAGGTCCGGCAGGTCACCGCTCGCTGCGGCCTCGACCTCACCCCGGTTCTCCCGCAGTTCCGGGGGCATCCACGCCATCCCGAGGGCCTCGTACACCCCCTCCTCGGTCTCGCCGGCGACGCGCTCGCCGGCCCGCTGGCCGTCTTCTTCGTCGTCGACCGCCGAGACGTCGAAGACGCCGTACTCGTTTACCTTCAGGTTGCGCTCGATGGCGCGGTTGCGGACCGCGACGTTGTGGTCCTTGCTCCCCGTGAAGTACTGGAGGGCGGCCCCGAACTCCTCGGGCACGACCACGCGGAGGTCGACGCGGACGCCGCCGGCGCGGACGCTGGCCTTGGTCTCGCCGGCCTCGATGACGGTGTCGCCCCCCTCCCACTCGGTGAAGGCGTCGACGACGGCCTCGCCGTCGGTGCTCCCCACGAGCACGTCCACGTCGCCGATGGTCGGCCGAAAGCGCCGGAGCGACCCGCCGAGCTCGCACCGCTCGACGACGTCGAGGTCCGCGAGGAACGCTCTGATCTCCTCGCCGTACGGGCGTGCCTCCCCCAGCAGCGCCCGCTCGTGAGCCTCGCGGGCGAACTCGAGGTTGTCGAGGATGTTCTGTTCGGTCTTCTCGCCGAAGCCCTTCACGTCCCGGATCTCGCCGGCTTCGGCCGCCGCCTCCAGTTCGTCCAGGGTCGTGATCCCGAGCGCCTCGTACAGCGTCCCGACGGTCTTTGGCCCGACGCCCTCGACGGCGGTCAGGCCGGCCATGTCGACGGGCAGCTCCTCGCGGAGGGCCTCGAGTTCTTCGATGGCGCCCGTCTCGACGTACTCGGCGACCTTCGCGGCGATGGCGTCGCCGACACCCTCGATATCCTCGATGGCGTCCTCGCCCTCGCTGGCCAGGTCCTCGATCGCCACCGGGTGGTCGCGGATGTTCTCCGCCGCCCGACGGTACGCGCGTGGCTTGTACTCGACACCCTTCGCGTCCAGCAGGTCGGCGAACGCCTCAAGTTCCGTCGCGACGTCGTCGTTCAGGCGCATCTCAGAGACTCCGCCCGGCACGGCCGGTTCCGGAATCCGCGTCCTCCTGGCCCAGTGCCTTCTGCAGGAACTTCATCCAGCGCTTCTTGTCGGCGGCCTCCTGTGCCCGCTGCTCCGCCTCGAGGTCGGCCGACCCGAGCTGTTCCAGCGCGTTCAGCGCCCGGTCGATCCCGATTATCGCGTCGGCGAGCTCCGTGCCCTCCTCGTAGCTCACCTCGCCGTCCTCGATGCGTTGCTTGCGCTGGAGGCGCTCCCGCCGGAGGTTCGTCTTCGCCCGTTCGACCCGCTCGCGTTCGCCCTCCGGAATCGTGTCGCGCCGCTTTATCTCGAAGACGAACGACTGGAGGTCGATCTCCTCGCCCTGGACGGTGATGCGGTCGGGAATCGCGGCACCGACTGTCGCGCCCTCCCGTTCGATGCGCTCCAGCAGCCGTTTGCGCTCGAACTCTCTCACTACCGGTTCGTTCGGTCCGGGGGCTCTTACTCGCTTCGCTCGGCCACCCCCGACCACCGAATCGCCCGCTGGGCCGCCCTCACAGTTCGACTGTGTGATACGTTCTCGCCGGTATCTTTTTGATTTTCTCCCACGTGGATTCGAGACGAGACAGGGTCGACCGCCCGCTCCCCGCTCTCCCCATGACGCTTACATTCGAACCACTCGACGACCAGTCGGGGCTGGCAGTCATCGACCGGGTCGAGCGACAGCGCTACCGCATCCACACCCCCGAACCCGTCGCCCCGCGCCCGACGGCCGCGGATTCGTTCCTGTTCCCGGTCGGGGACGCGGTGACGATTCGGACCCGTTCTATCGTGCTCCCGACGGTCGTTCCCGTCTACGTCCGCGACGCTGGGGGGTCGATGGTCGCCGAGGTCACGCAGTTCGACAGCCAGACTCTCCCCGACGGCGAGTACAGCCTCGACCTCTGTACGCGCATCAAGACCTACCTGCGCGTCGAGTCTGCGTTCGAGGTCAGCGTCGACATCGACCGGACGCGCGTCGAGTTCGAGGAACCGACCGAGGTCCGAATCGGCGCCCGCTCGCGCCACGACCGGCCGGCCGCGACGGTCACGACGACGGCGGACCCCCGCGACGTGATGGCGGCCGTCGAGACGTTCGGGTCGGCGCTGAAGACGACCGACCCGGAGCGGTCGTACCCGACGCTGCGGGGCCACCCGCCGGCGCTCGAACTGGGCGACTCGCTGTCGATTCCGTCGAGCGTCGAGCGGCCGGAGACGGGGGTCACGCTGGAGCTCCCCCCGCGACTCGTGTCGGTGTTCGTCGCGGCGCCGCTTTCCTACTACCTCGGCGCGCGACTCGTCCCGTCTTCGACGCCGCGGCTGACGACCGAGACCGGGTTCGAGTACGCGCTTGACTCGCCCCGCGGGTTCGAGACCGAGGTCGAACGGACATTGAAACAGCTGTTCTTCCTCGACTGCGTGACTCGCACCGAAGGGTACTACGAGATAGACCTGCACGAGCGAACCGCCATCGAACCCTACGTCGACCTGGACTTCGCGAGCCTGTACGACCGGCCGCTCGCCGAACAGGTTGGCGCGTACCTCGATGTCCCGTACGAACT
The DNA window shown above is from Haloarcula halobia and carries:
- the polX gene encoding DNA polymerase/3'-5' exonuclease PolX → MRLNDDVATELEAFADLLDAKGVEYKPRAYRRAAENIRDHPVAIEDLASEGEDAIEDIEGVGDAIAAKVAEYVETGAIEELEALREELPVDMAGLTAVEGVGPKTVGTLYEALGITTLDELEAAAEAGEIRDVKGFGEKTEQNILDNLEFAREAHERALLGEARPYGEEIRAFLADLDVVERCELGGSLRRFRPTIGDVDVLVGSTDGEAVVDAFTEWEGGDTVIEAGETKASVRAGGVRVDLRVVVPEEFGAALQYFTGSKDHNVAVRNRAIERNLKVNEYGVFDVSAVDDEEDGQRAGERVAGETEEGVYEALGMAWMPPELRENRGEVEAAASGDLPDLLEEAEVRGDLHVHTDWSDGGYSIAEMVDGAAAFGHDYIAISDHATGPGMVGGVGVPDEELREQLDAVREVAEDAPIDVFSGVEANVAADGSISVADDLLAALDVVVASPHVALDGDGTERLVAAAKHPDVNVVGHPTGRFLNRRPGLDVDVERLAEVAAEHDTALEVNASPARLDLSGSAVKQAIEAGATIVVNTDAHSPSSFEQVRYGVHTARRGWAEAPDVLNARDAEDVREFLDG
- a CDS encoding DUF5788 family protein, producing MREFERKRLLERIEREGATVGAAIPDRITVQGEEIDLQSFVFEIKRRDTIPEGERERVERAKTNLRRERLQRKQRIEDGEVSYEEGTELADAIIGIDRALNALEQLGSADLEAEQRAQEAADKKRWMKFLQKALGQEDADSGTGRAGRSL